The following proteins come from a genomic window of Schistocerca gregaria isolate iqSchGreg1 chromosome X, iqSchGreg1.2, whole genome shotgun sequence:
- the LOC126298118 gene encoding repetin-like — translation MTLRGHMTLRGHMTLRGHMTLRGHMTLRGHMTLRGHMTLRGHMTLRGHMTLRGHMTLRGHMTLRGHMTLRGHMTLRGHMTLRGHMTLRGHMTLRGHMTLRGPHDAKRPHDAKRPHDAKRPHDAKRPHDAKRPHDAKRPHDAKRPHDAKRPHDAKRPHDAKRPHDAKRPHDAKRPHDAKRPHDARGHMTLRGHMTLRGHMTLRGHMTLRGHMTLRGHMTLRGHMTLRGHMTLRGHMTLRGHMTLRGHMTLRGHMTLRGHMTLRGHMTLRGHMTLRGHMTLRGPHDAKRPHDAKRPHDAKRPHDAKRPHDAKRPHDAKRPHDAKRPHDAKRPHDAKRPHDAKRPHDAKRPHDAKRPHDAKRPHDAKRPHDAKRPHDAKRPHDAKRPHDAKRPHDAKRPHDAKRPHDEPTKRPHGR, via the coding sequence atgacgctaagaggccacatgacgctaagaggccacatgacgctaagaggccacatgacgctaagaggccacatgacgctaagaggccacatgacgctaagaggccacatgacgctaagaggccacatgacgctaagaggccacatgacgctaagaggccacatgacgctaagaggccacatgacgctaagaggccacatgacgctaagaggccacatgacgctaagaggccacatgacgctaagaggccacatgacgctaagaggccacatgacgctaagaggccacatgacgctaagaggcccacatgacgctaagaggccacatgacgctaagaggccacatgacgctaagaggccacatgacgctaagaggccacatgacgctaagaggccacatgacgctaagaggccacatgacgctaagaggccacatgacgctaagaggccacatgacgctaagaggccacatgacgctaagaggccacatgacgctaagaggccacatgacgctaagaggccacatgacgctaagaggccacatgacgctagaggccacatgacgctaagaggccacatgacgctaagaggccacatgacgctaagaggccacatgacgctaagaggccacatgacgctaagaggccacatgacgctaagaggccacatgacgctaagaggccacatgacgctaagaggccacatgacgctaagaggccacatgacgctaagaggccacatgacgctaagaggccacatgacgctaagaggccacatgacgctaagaggccacatgacgctaagaggccacatgacgctaagaggccacatgacgctaagagggccacatgacgctaagaggccacatgacgctaagaggccacatgacgctaagaggccacatgacgctaagaggccacatgacgctaagaggccacatgacgctaagaggccacatgacgctaagaggccacatgacgctaagaggccacatgacgctaagaggccacatgacgctaagaggccacatgacgctaagaggccacatgacgctaagaggccacatgacgctaagaggccacatgacgctaagaggccacatgacgctaagaggccacatgacgctaagaggccacatgacgctaagaggccacatgacgctaagaggccacatgacgctaagaggccacatgacgctaagaggccacatgacgagCCTACTAAGAGGCCACAtggacgctaa
- the LOC126298119 gene encoding repetin-like codes for MTLRGHMTLRGHMTLRGHMTLRGHMTLRGHMTLRGHMTLRGHMTLRGHMTLRGHMTLRGHMTLRGHMTLRGHMTLRGHMTLRGHMTLRGHMTLRGHMTLRGHMTLRGHMTLRGHMTLRGHMTLRGHMTLRGHMTLRGHMTLRGHMTLRGHMTLRGHMTLRGHMTLRGHMTLRGHMTLRGHMTLRGHMTLRGHMTLRGHMTLRGHMTPKRPHDAKRPHDAKRPHDAKRPHDAKRPHDAKRPHDAKRPHDAKRPHDAKRPHDAKRPHDAKRPHDAKRPHDAKRPHDAKRPHDAKRPHDAKRPHDAKRPHDAKRPHDAKRPHDAKRPHDAKRPHDAKRPHDAKRPHDAKRPHDAKRPHDAKRPHDAKRPHDAKRPHDAKRPHDAKRPHDAKRHMTLRGHMTLRGHMTLRGHMTLRGHMTLRGHMTLRGHMTLRGHMTLRGHMTLRGHMTLRGHMTLRGHMTLRGHMTLRGHMTLRGHMTLRGHMTLRGHMTLRGHMTLRGHMTLRGHMTLRGHMTLRGHMTLRGHMTLRGHMTLRGHMTLRGHMTLRGHMTLRGHMTLRGHMTLRGHMTLRGHMTLRGHMTLRGHMTAKRPHDAKRPHDAKRPHDAKRPHDAKRPHDAKRPHDAKRPHDAKRPHDAKRPHDAKRPHDAKRPHDAKRPHDAKRPHDAKRPHDAKRPHDAKRPHDAKRPHDAKRPHDAKRPHDAKRPHDAKRPHDAKRPHDAKRPHDAKRPHDAKRPHDAKRPHDAKRPHDAKRPHDAKRPHDAKRPHDAKRPHDAKRPHDAKRPHDAKRPHDAKRPHDAKRPHDAKRPHDAKRPHDAKRPHDAKRPHDAKRPHDAKRPHDAKRPHDAKRPHDAKRPHDAKRPHDAKRPHDAKRPHDAKRPHDAKRPHDAKRPHDAKRPHDAKRPHDAKRPHDAKRPHDAKRPHDAKRPHDAKRPHDAKRPHDAKRPHDAKRPHDAKQAT; via the coding sequence atgacgctaagaggccacatgacgctaagaggccacatgacgctaagaggccacatgacgctaagaggccacatgacgctaagaggccacatgacgctaagaggccacatgacgctaagaggccacatgacgctaagaggccacatgacgctaagaggccacatgacgctaagaggccacatgacgctaagaggccacatgacgctaagaggccacatgacgctaagaggccacatgacgctaagaggccacatgacgctaagaggccacatgacgctaagaggccacatgacgctaagaggccacatgacgctaagaggccacatgacgctaagaggccacatgacgctaagaggccacatgacgctaagaggccacatgacgctaagaggccacatgacgctaagaggccacatgacgctaagaggccacatgacgctaagaggccacatgacgctaagaggccacatgacgctaagaggccacatgacgctaagaggccacatgacgctaagaggccacatgacgctaagaggccacatgacgctaagaggccacatgacgctaagaggccacatgacgctaagaggccacatgacgctaagaggccacatgacgcctaagaggccacatgacgctaagaggccacatgacgctaagaggccacatgacgctaagaggccacatgacgctaagaggccacatgacgctaagaggccacatgacgctaagaggccacatgacgctaagaggccacatgacgctaagaggccacatgacgctaagaggccacatgacgctaagaggccacatgacgctaagaggccacatgacgctaagaggccacatgacgctaagaggccacatgacgctaagaggccacatgacgctaagaggccacatgacgctaagaggccacatgacgctaagaggccacatgacgctaagaggccacatgacgctaagaggccacatgacgctaagaggccacatgacgctaagaggccacatgacgctaagaggccacatgacgctaagaggccacatgacgctaagaggccacatgacgctaagaggccacatgacgctaagaggccacatgacgctaagaggccacatgacgctaagaggccacatgacgctaagaggccacatgacgctaagaggcacatgacgctaagaggccacatgacgctaagaggccacatgacgctaagaggccacatgacgctaagaggccacatgacgctaagaggccacatgacgctaagaggccacatgacgctaagaggccacatgacgctaagaggccacatgacgctaagaggccacatgacgctaagaggccacatgacgctaagaggccacatgacgctaagaggccacatgacgctaagaggccacatgacgctaagaggccacatgacgctaagaggccacatgacgctaagaggccacatgacgctaagaggccacatgacgctaagaggccacatgacgctaagaggccacatgacgctaagaggccacatgacgctaagaggccacatgacgctaagaggccacatgacgctaagaggccacatgacgctaagaggccacatgacgctaagaggccacatgacgctaagaggccacatgacgctaagaggccacatgacgctaagaggccacatgacgctaagaggccacatgacgctaagaggccacatgacgctaagaggccacatgacgctaagaggccacatgaccgctaagaggccacatgacgctaagaggccacatgacgctaagaggccacatgacgctaagaggccacatgacgctaagaggccacatgacgctaagaggccacatgacgctaagaggccacatgacgctaagaggccacatgacgctaagaggccacatgacgctaagaggccacatgacgctaagaggccacatgacgctaagaggccacatgacgctaagaggccacatgacgctaagaggccacatgacgctaagaggccacatgacgctaagaggccacatgacgctaagaggccacatgacgctaagaggccacatgacgctaagaggccacatgacgctaagaggccacatgacgctaagaggccacatgacgctaagaggccacatgacgctaagaggccacatgacgctaagaggccacatgacgctaagaggccacatgacgctaagaggccacatgacgctaagaggccacatgacgctaagaggccacatgacgctaagaggccacatgacgctaagaggccacatgacgctaagaggccacatgacgctaagaggccacatgacgctaagaggccacatgacgctaagaggccacatgacgctaagaggccacatgacgctaagaggccacatgacgctaagaggccacatgacgctaagaggccacatgacgctaagaggccacatgacgctaagaggccacatgacgctaagaggccacatgacgctaagaggccacatgacgctaagaggccacatgacgctaagaggccacatgacgctaagaggccacatgacgctaagaggccacatgacgctaagaggccacatgacgctaagaggccacatgacgctaagaggccacatgacgctaagaggccacatgacgctaagaggccacatgacgctaagaggccacatgacgctaagaggccacatgacgctaagaggccacatgacgctaagaggccacatgacgctaagaggccacatgacgctaagaggccacatgacgctaagaggccacatgacgctaagaggccacatgacgctaagaggccacatgacgctaagaggccacatgacgctaagcaggccacatga
- the LOC126298120 gene encoding repetin-like, whose protein sequence is MTLRRPHDAKRPHDAKRPHDAKRPHDAKRPHDAKRPHDAKRPHDAKRPHDAKRPHDAKRPHDAKRPHDAKRPHDAKRPHDAKRPHDAKRPHDAKRPHDAKRPHDAKRPHDAKRPHDAKRPHDAKRPHDAKRPHDAKRPHDAKRPHDAKRPHDAKRPHDAKRPHDAKRPHDAKRPHDAKRPHDAKRPHDAKRPHDAKRPHDAKRPHDAKRPHDAKRPHDAKRPHDAKRPHDAKRPHDAKRPHDAKRPHDAKRPHDAKRPHDAKRPHDAKRPHDAKRPHDAKRPHDAKRPHDAKRPHDAKRPHDAKRPHDAKRPHDAKRPHDAKRPHDAKRPHDAKRPHDAKRPHDAKRPHDAKRPHDAKRPHDAKRPHDAKRPHDAKRPHDAKRPHDAKRPHDAKRPHDAKRPHDAKRPHDAKRPHDAKRPHDAKRPHDAKRPHDAKRPHDAKRPQLER, encoded by the coding sequence atgacgctaagaaggccacatgacgctaagaggccacatgacgctaagaggccacatgacgctaagaggccacatgacgctaagaggccacatgacgctaagaggccacatgacgctaagaggccacatgacgctaagaggccacatgacgctaagaggccacatgacgctaagaggccacatgacgctaagaggccacatgacgctaagaggccacatgacgctaagaggccacatgacgctaagaggccacatgacgctaagaggccacatgacgctaagaggccacatgacgctaagaggccacatgacgctaagaggccacatgacgctaagaggccacatgacgctaagaggccacatgacgctaagaggccacatgacgctaagaggccacatgacgctaagaggccacatgacgctaagaggccacatgacgctaagaggccacatgacgctaagaggccacatgacgctaagaggccacatgacgctaagaggccacatgacgctaagaggccacatgacgctaagaggccacatgacgctaagaggccacatgacgctaagaggccacatgacgctaagaggccacatgacgctaagaggccacatgacgctaagaggccacatgacgctaagaggccacatgacgctaagaggccacatgacgctaagaggccacatgacgctaagaggccacatgacgctaagaggccacatgacgctaagaggccacatgacgctaagaggccacatgacgctaagaggccacatgacgctaagaggccacatgacgctaagaggccacatgacgctaagaggccacatgacgctaagaggccacatgacgctaagaggccacatgacgctaagaggccacatgacgctaagaggccacatgacgctaagaggccacatgacgctaagaggccacatgacgctaagaggccacatgacgctaagaggccacatgacgctaagaggccacatgacgctaagaggccacatgacgctaagaggccacatgacgctaagaggccacatgacgctaagaggccacatgacgctaagaggccacatgacgctaagaggccacatgacgctaagaggccacatgacgctaagaggccacatgacgctaagaggccacatgacgctaagaggccacatgacgctaagaggccacatgacgctaagaggccacatgacgctaagaggccacatgacgctaagaggccacatgacgctaagaggccacatgacgctaagaggccacatgacgctaagaggccacatgacgctaagaggccacatgacgctaagaggccacagctagaacgctaa